From the Capnocytophaga sp. oral taxon 878 genome, the window AATAAAGCTGTAGAAGGGACTAACAAAGCAGGTATGAAAATTGAAGAAATACTGCGCACTATGGATATGAATAACGCTACCTTGCGCAATAACGCAGGGGGTTATTACAACCACAATATGTATTTTGATGTTATTTCGCCTAATGGAGGAGGAATGCCAGAGGGTGCGTTAGGAGATGCTATCAATCGTGATTTTGGTAGTTTTGAGAAGTTTAAAGAACAGTTTTCGGAAGCTGGAGCTAAACGATTTGGCTCGGGGTGGGTATGGCTGGTAGTGAATAACAATAAACTGCAAATAGTAACTACTGCTAACCAAGATAACCCATTGATGCCAGGTTTGGATGTAACAGGAACCCCTATATTAGGAATGGATGTATGGGAACATGCTTACTACCTAAAATACCAAAACAAACGCGGTGATTATATTACTAACTTTTTCAATGTTATTGATTGGAATAGAGTAGCTGAGCTTTATGGACAAGTGCTTGCAAAATAAC encodes:
- a CDS encoding superoxide dismutase translates to MKLKNTITLAMVALATIMSTDNVNAQSKKAPASCGNTKKTKKAKKEIMNVSVMRMSSYGNPEDVTAKAGAFAIVPLKYDYYAVEKYIDEETMYIHFSKHYVGYLNNLNKAVEGTNKAGMKIEEILRTMDMNNATLRNNAGGYYNHNMYFDVISPNGGGMPEGALGDAINRDFGSFEKFKEQFSEAGAKRFGSGWVWLVVNNNKLQIVTTANQDNPLMPGLDVTGTPILGMDVWEHAYYLKYQNKRGDYITNFFNVIDWNRVAELYGQVLAK